In Candidatus Babeliales bacterium, a single genomic region encodes these proteins:
- the lspA gene encoding signal peptidase II: MNFGMALLINCSNMERLLDSMFNTMKNYILVAIFIFIVDRVLKIAALAWCTDFVYVINSYVTFDVVINRGVSWGLLHSTNDFIFFMVSCAIVIITGALCWYAYNQYRQGISILGEICIIAGSVANLTDRLFYSGVVDFIVLSYKNWFWPVFNIADVAIVIGTSIVMFQQIKRP; the protein is encoded by the coding sequence ATGAACTTTGGAATGGCATTATTGATCAATTGCAGCAACATGGAGCGATTATTAGATAGTATGTTCAATACCATGAAAAACTACATTTTGGTGGCCATTTTTATTTTTATTGTTGATCGCGTTCTAAAGATAGCAGCTCTGGCGTGGTGCACAGATTTTGTTTATGTGATAAACTCATATGTCACTTTTGATGTTGTCATTAATCGTGGTGTTTCTTGGGGGCTGTTACATTCAACAAATGATTTTATTTTTTTTATGGTTTCATGTGCCATTGTAATAATTACTGGTGCGCTATGTTGGTATGCATATAATCAATATCGACAAGGTATTTCTATTCTAGGAGAGATTTGTATTATTGCCGGTTCTGTCGCTAATTTGACGGATCGTCTATTTTATTCTGGTGTTGTTGATTTTATTGTACTTTCATATAAAAATTGGTTCTGGCCGGTTTTTAATATAGCAGATGTAGCAATTGTTATTGGTACTAGTATAGTAATGTTTCAGCAGATAAAACGGCCATGA
- the pheT gene encoding phenylalanine--tRNA ligase subunit beta, translating to MKISLNWIFDHIQGKLSDINISQLVDIFIKTTAEIESWKEVILNVNVLTLARVVSATENAIIVRSIEHNREYSMSLRDDIVINSWYMIFDDGGMPKWATSVIFGGIKEMLLPAFDITESLCSGGWKSTIELHDYIIEIDNKSINNRPDLWGHRGLAREIAAMLNLPLKPIEEFIVQKDIMTYPSVAPSSINNRFSFEIKSTETCERFAALHISSISSPSSQLNIVARLSRIDSRAINFLVDATNYVMLDLGQPMHAFDADKLPSKKIIITHANASEKLSLLDGDNIELTSHDIIIADGDMPISLAGVMGGSTTSITAQTKSVLIESAHFDPTIIRRTSARHKKRTEASIRFEKSLDPYQNIDALMRFLFLMNAAGVTYQLDEHIISLGKSIQSSVITIKHTFIEQYLGILIQPERIVRILEKISFGIEQSVEDSKIIYIITVPSFRATKDIKIPEDIVEEVGRFIGYDTLPRVMPSLQLHSSDLHTTKITRTIKHSLSYGLMMHELYGYSFFDESVLRKCAWQPSNYIPIKNPISENYTRLVTTLQPHLIAAVGENSIHHTALRFYEWGRVWYMKDDNIVEQKSVSGIFFNQNLTAGSKEQDIDFYAGKSLLMRMFDELHMDIMWKQHNEIGYPWYSSHQMSMLMHNEISIGIAGMIDESALHRFSSTGGSAFIFEINADYLLAYKRPIVRFEPLSKYPSVRRDVSMLIPLHMTTDRVIDIIKSIDNRIATVTLIDFFTKNEWKQEKAMTFHVEMCDKNKTLISHEVDELWNGIIDQLQQHGAIIR from the coding sequence ATCAGACATTAATATTTCGCAGTTGGTTGATATTTTTATTAAAACAACTGCAGAAATTGAATCGTGGAAAGAAGTTATTCTCAATGTTAACGTTTTAACCTTAGCGCGGGTGGTAAGCGCTACAGAAAACGCAATTATTGTACGATCTATAGAGCATAATAGAGAATATAGTATGTCATTGCGCGATGATATTGTGATTAATTCCTGGTATATGATTTTTGATGATGGTGGCATGCCAAAATGGGCAACATCTGTAATTTTTGGTGGAATTAAGGAAATGTTGTTACCGGCATTTGATATTACAGAAAGTTTGTGTTCAGGGGGATGGAAGTCAACGATAGAGTTGCATGATTATATTATTGAAATTGATAATAAATCGATAAATAATCGTCCTGATTTATGGGGGCATCGTGGTTTAGCTCGTGAAATTGCGGCGATGTTGAACTTGCCATTAAAGCCTATTGAAGAATTTATCGTGCAAAAAGATATTATGACGTATCCATCTGTAGCACCTAGCAGTATAAATAATAGATTTTCTTTTGAGATCAAGTCTACAGAGACATGTGAACGTTTTGCTGCTTTGCATATATCATCTATTAGTTCACCGTCGTCTCAATTGAATATTGTTGCACGATTAAGCCGTATTGACAGTAGAGCTATTAATTTTTTAGTTGATGCAACAAATTATGTAATGCTTGATCTTGGGCAACCAATGCATGCTTTTGATGCAGATAAGTTGCCGTCAAAAAAAATTATTATTACGCATGCGAACGCTTCTGAAAAGTTATCATTACTTGATGGTGACAATATTGAATTAACGTCTCATGATATTATTATCGCCGATGGTGATATGCCTATTTCTTTGGCAGGTGTTATGGGAGGATCAACCACAAGTATTACTGCGCAGACAAAGTCGGTACTTATTGAATCAGCACATTTTGATCCAACAATAATTAGGCGTACATCAGCGCGTCATAAGAAACGAACTGAAGCCTCAATACGATTTGAAAAAAGTCTTGATCCGTATCAAAATATTGATGCCTTGATGAGGTTTTTGTTTTTAATGAATGCCGCAGGTGTTACGTATCAACTAGATGAACATATTATATCATTGGGTAAAAGCATACAATCTTCCGTCATTACTATAAAGCATACATTTATTGAGCAATATCTTGGTATTCTTATTCAGCCTGAACGTATTGTGAGGATTTTGGAAAAAATTTCTTTTGGTATTGAGCAATCAGTTGAGGATAGCAAAATCATATATATTATTACGGTTCCATCCTTTAGAGCTACAAAAGATATTAAAATACCGGAAGATATTGTAGAAGAAGTTGGTCGTTTTATTGGGTATGATACATTGCCACGAGTTATGCCTTCCTTGCAATTACACTCATCTGATTTACATACAACTAAAATAACGCGTACAATCAAGCATTCGCTCAGTTATGGGTTGATGATGCATGAATTATATGGATATTCTTTTTTTGATGAATCTGTGTTGCGTAAATGTGCGTGGCAACCGTCAAACTATATACCAATTAAAAATCCTATTTCTGAAAACTATACACGACTTGTTACCACCTTGCAGCCTCATTTGATTGCTGCTGTTGGTGAAAATAGTATTCATCATACCGCATTACGTTTTTATGAATGGGGTCGTGTCTGGTATATGAAAGATGACAATATTGTTGAGCAAAAATCAGTGAGTGGTATTTTCTTTAATCAAAATCTCACCGCAGGATCAAAAGAGCAAGATATCGATTTTTATGCTGGTAAATCATTGCTCATGCGTATGTTTGATGAGTTACATATGGATATTATGTGGAAACAGCATAATGAAATTGGCTATCCATGGTATTCATCTCATCAAATGTCCATGCTTATGCATAATGAAATATCTATTGGTATCGCTGGTATGATAGATGAATCAGCGTTACATCGATTTTCTTCTACCGGGGGATCAGCATTTATTTTTGAAATTAATGCTGATTATCTTCTTGCATATAAGCGACCAATTGTACGCTTTGAACCATTATCAAAATATCCATCAGTACGCCGTGATGTGAGTATGTTAATTCCATTGCATATGACTACCGATAGGGTGATAGATATAATTAAATCTATTGATAATCGCATTGCAACAGTGACTCTTATCGATTTCTTTACGAAAAATGAATGGAAACAAGAAAAAGCGATGACATTTCATGTTGAAATGTGTGATAAGAATAAAACGCTTATCTCGCATGAGGTAGATGAACTTTGGAATGGCATTATTGATCAATTGCAGCAACATGGAGCGATTATTAGATAG